The following are from one region of the Cytobacillus firmus genome:
- a CDS encoding methylmalonyl-CoA mutase subunit beta yields MSLKKMIKEKFPQQTNEYWEQSAEKALKGKSLETLSRNTYENIKLKPLYSREDLNENPLTQYPGAEDFRRGSYASGYLGEEWRVAQKVSASASEELAEKLLAAVAKGQTALAFQPEQLTNPEKISIAVGELYKKYPFSVDAGQSHRQLIEELSRLNESEKITGYIAADPLAFAAAAKMNDRSIDELYENLNETANAAAEHMPSLKTIMVNTAVYHNGGANAVQELAFALAAGVNHLQYFLGKGKKIEEILSKMLFKFSVGSNFFMEIAKLRAAKVIWGKVAEAYGAERDSKKMVISAETSSFTKSAYDSYVNVLRAGNEAFAAVLGGVQYLHVSPYNEPEGAPSQLSDRIARNTQLILMEEAHLLKVSDPAGGSWYVEHLTNELIDKAWELFLEIEELGGMAEALQTGWVQNQISQVHEKKRKDVHTRKQSIIGTNIYANPDEKPLQIVAETIENSKGDIKPIPQVRLSESFESLRNLSERLKEKGIHPQAGLICLGELKNHKARADFIAGFLAPGGVEAVRSGSVENLEDAKAFIQETNCRHYFICGSNDQYDSMAVPLVKQLKEAFPSAAIYLAGLPEERKRDEFKGAGISGYIHVKSDCYETLLTMLNEMEVANSGQ; encoded by the coding sequence ATGTCATTAAAGAAAATGATTAAAGAAAAATTCCCGCAGCAGACTAATGAGTACTGGGAGCAAAGTGCAGAAAAAGCTCTTAAAGGGAAATCCTTAGAAACATTATCACGAAATACATATGAAAACATAAAATTGAAACCGCTTTATTCCAGAGAAGACCTGAACGAAAACCCTTTAACTCAGTATCCTGGCGCAGAAGACTTCAGAAGGGGTTCATATGCTTCCGGATACCTGGGAGAAGAATGGAGGGTTGCACAGAAAGTTAGTGCCTCAGCTTCTGAAGAGCTGGCAGAAAAACTCCTTGCTGCTGTTGCGAAGGGGCAGACAGCGCTGGCTTTCCAGCCGGAACAGTTAACAAATCCAGAGAAGATCAGCATCGCTGTAGGAGAACTTTATAAAAAATATCCTTTCAGTGTGGATGCCGGCCAAAGTCACCGTCAATTAATAGAAGAACTTTCGAGATTAAATGAAAGCGAAAAAATCACAGGATATATTGCTGCAGACCCGCTTGCGTTTGCTGCTGCAGCCAAAATGAACGATCGCTCAATCGATGAGCTATATGAAAATTTGAATGAAACGGCCAATGCGGCAGCTGAACATATGCCAAGCCTCAAAACCATCATGGTAAATACGGCTGTTTATCATAATGGAGGCGCGAATGCCGTCCAGGAACTTGCTTTTGCACTGGCAGCAGGAGTAAACCACCTGCAGTATTTTCTTGGAAAAGGCAAAAAAATTGAAGAAATTCTATCCAAAATGCTATTCAAATTTTCTGTTGGCTCAAACTTTTTTATGGAGATTGCCAAGCTTCGTGCGGCAAAGGTTATATGGGGCAAAGTTGCAGAAGCATATGGAGCTGAGAGAGACAGTAAAAAAATGGTCATTTCAGCAGAAACGTCCTCATTTACTAAGTCTGCTTATGATTCTTATGTTAATGTGCTGAGAGCAGGGAATGAAGCATTTGCAGCAGTATTGGGAGGAGTCCAATACCTGCATGTCAGTCCGTATAATGAACCGGAAGGAGCACCCTCTCAACTTTCAGACAGAATTGCCCGAAACACCCAGCTCATTCTAATGGAAGAGGCGCATCTGCTGAAGGTCTCTGACCCGGCGGGCGGCTCCTGGTATGTGGAGCATCTGACGAATGAACTGATTGATAAAGCCTGGGAACTTTTCCTTGAGATAGAAGAGCTTGGAGGAATGGCTGAAGCCCTACAGACAGGGTGGGTTCAAAATCAGATTTCCCAAGTTCATGAGAAGAAGAGGAAAGATGTTCATACAAGAAAACAAAGTATCATTGGAACAAATATTTATGCTAACCCTGATGAAAAGCCGCTTCAAATAGTGGCCGAAACCATAGAAAACAGCAAGGGTGATATCAAGCCAATTCCGCAGGTTCGGCTTTCAGAGTCCTTCGAAAGTTTGCGGAATTTATCGGAAAGATTAAAGGAAAAGGGAATACATCCTCAAGCAGGGCTAATCTGTCTGGGAGAATTGAAGAATCATAAGGCCCGTGCTGATTTTATTGCAGGCTTCCTGGCACCCGGAGGGGTTGAGGCAGTCAGAAGCGGCTCTGTAGAGAACCTTGAAGATGCTAAAGCATTTATCCAAGAAACAAACTGCAGGCATTATTTTATTTGCGGTTCAAACGACCAATATGACAGCATGGCTGTTCCTTTAGTTAAACAACTGAAAGAAGCTTTCCCGTCAGCTGCAATCTATTTAGCCGGCCTTCCTGAAGAGAGGAAAAGGGACGAATTTAAAGGTGCTGGAATCAGCGGATACATTCACGTGAAAAGCGATTGCTATGAAACTCTCTTGACTATGCTGAACGAGATGGAGGTGGCAAACAGTGGCCAATAA
- the scpA gene encoding methylmalonyl-CoA mutase, with the protein MANKPDFKSLDIHKVKQSSKDDWKRKAEEEINSSIDHLLFETNERIKIKPLYTNEDLKDMEHLNDKPGLPPYTRGPYSTMYVNRPWTVRQYAGFSTAEESNAFYRRNLAMGQKGLSVAFDLATHRGYDSDHPRVEGDVGKAGVAIDSILDMKTLFDGIPLDQMSVSMTMNGAVLPVMAFYIVTAEEQGVSQEKLSGTIQNDILKEYMVRNTYIYPPEMSMKIIADIFEYTSKYMPKFNSISISGYHMQEAGAPADIELAYTLADGLEYVRTGLKAGIDIDSFAPRLSFFWAIGMNYFMEVAKMRAARYIWAKMMKTFEPGNPKSMALRTHSQTSGWSLTEQDPFNNVTRTLIEAHAAAMGHTQSLHTNALDEAIALPTDFSARIARNTQLYLQEETGITNVIDPWGGSYYVEALTDQLIKRAWEHIEEIENLGGMARAIETGLPKMRIEEAAARRQAQIDSGKEIIIGVNKYRLEKEEPIDILDIDNTAVRLKQIEKLERLKASRDNEKVAEALEAITKAAESGEGNLLELAVNAARVRATLGEISEAIEKVASRHKAIIRSISGVYSSAFSNEEEIAEVKQMTDEFLENEGRRPRILIAKMGQDGHDRGAKVISTAFADLGFDVDIGPLFQTPEETALQAVENDVHVIGISSLAAGHKTLLPQLAAELKKLDREDIIVVIGGVIPAQDYQYLYEHGASAIFGPGTVIPVAAQKVIREIYSRLGYEEVTQ; encoded by the coding sequence GTGGCCAATAAACCGGATTTTAAAAGCCTGGATATTCATAAAGTAAAACAATCATCAAAGGATGACTGGAAAAGAAAAGCGGAGGAAGAAATCAATTCATCCATCGATCATCTTCTCTTTGAAACTAACGAGAGAATAAAAATAAAGCCGCTATACACAAATGAAGACCTAAAAGATATGGAGCACTTAAACGATAAGCCGGGGCTTCCTCCATATACAAGGGGACCTTATTCAACCATGTATGTGAACAGGCCCTGGACTGTCCGTCAATATGCCGGATTTTCTACTGCAGAGGAAAGCAATGCATTCTACCGCCGCAATCTTGCCATGGGGCAAAAGGGTTTATCAGTCGCTTTTGATCTTGCCACCCATAGAGGCTATGATTCTGATCATCCAAGAGTCGAAGGGGATGTAGGGAAAGCTGGCGTGGCCATTGATTCCATCCTGGACATGAAGACACTGTTTGATGGGATCCCTTTAGATCAAATGTCTGTATCGATGACGATGAATGGCGCAGTTTTGCCTGTTATGGCTTTCTATATCGTCACGGCGGAAGAGCAGGGAGTAAGCCAGGAGAAGCTTTCGGGAACGATCCAGAATGATATTTTAAAAGAATATATGGTGCGCAACACCTATATCTATCCGCCGGAAATGTCTATGAAGATCATTGCCGACATATTTGAATATACATCAAAATACATGCCGAAATTCAATAGCATCAGCATCTCAGGCTATCATATGCAGGAAGCGGGTGCACCAGCAGATATTGAGCTTGCCTATACGCTCGCAGATGGACTTGAATATGTAAGAACCGGACTTAAAGCCGGAATCGATATTGATTCCTTTGCACCGAGACTTTCGTTTTTCTGGGCTATCGGCATGAACTATTTTATGGAAGTGGCAAAAATGAGGGCAGCCCGCTACATTTGGGCAAAAATGATGAAGACCTTCGAACCCGGTAATCCGAAATCAATGGCGCTTAGAACGCATTCTCAAACCTCAGGCTGGAGCTTGACCGAGCAGGACCCATTCAATAATGTAACAAGGACTCTTATTGAAGCGCATGCAGCAGCGATGGGGCATACTCAATCTCTTCATACGAATGCATTGGACGAAGCCATTGCATTGCCGACGGATTTTTCAGCCCGTATAGCGAGAAATACACAGCTGTACCTTCAGGAGGAAACAGGTATCACCAATGTAATTGATCCATGGGGCGGTTCTTATTATGTAGAAGCATTAACAGATCAGTTAATTAAGAGAGCCTGGGAGCATATTGAGGAAATCGAGAATCTTGGCGGAATGGCCAGGGCAATTGAGACAGGATTGCCAAAAATGAGAATCGAAGAAGCTGCCGCCAGAAGGCAGGCACAAATCGATTCCGGAAAAGAAATCATTATTGGTGTGAATAAATACCGGCTTGAAAAAGAAGAGCCGATTGACATTCTGGACATCGACAATACAGCTGTACGATTAAAGCAAATCGAAAAGCTGGAGCGGCTGAAGGCCTCCCGCGATAATGAGAAAGTTGCTGAGGCCCTGGAGGCTATTACAAAAGCTGCTGAATCAGGGGAAGGCAACCTTCTTGAGCTTGCAGTAAATGCAGCGAGGGTTAGAGCTACTCTTGGCGAAATTTCCGAAGCAATTGAAAAAGTGGCCAGCCGCCATAAAGCGATTATTCGTTCAATCAGCGGCGTTTACAGTTCTGCTTTTTCCAATGAAGAAGAAATTGCAGAAGTAAAGCAGATGACAGATGAATTCCTCGAAAACGAAGGAAGAAGACCGCGGATTCTAATTGCCAAGATGGGACAGGATGGCCATGACAGGGGAGCAAAAGTCATTTCAACAGCCTTTGCCGATCTTGGTTTCGATGTTGATATCGGCCCTCTATTCCAGACTCCGGAAGAAACAGCTCTTCAGGCGGTCGAAAATGACGTTCATGTCATTGGCATCAGTTCACTTGCTGCAGGCCATAAAACTCTTCTGCCGCAGCTTGCTGCTGAACTGAAGAAACTGGATAGGGAAGATATTATTGTTGTCATCGGCGGGGTTATTCCGGCACAGGATTATCAATACTTATATGAGCATGGTGCTTCTGCCATTTTTGGCCCGGGCACCGTCATTCCAGTGGCTGCCCAAAAGGTCATCAGAGAGATATACAGCCGTCTCGGGTATGAGGAAGTGACCCAGTAA
- a CDS encoding dihydrolipoamide acetyltransferase family protein, whose protein sequence is MAIEQIKMPQLGESVTEGTISKWLVSVGDKVNKYDPLAEVMTDKVNAEVPSSFTGVIKELIAEEGETYEVGQVILTIETEGGGEAAQDAPAETKGEDKTPAAPSASAPSAPAAPVKAADAPKGVRYSPAVLRLSQEHGIDLNQVTGTGGGGRITRKDLMKIIESGDIPTAAAAAAAPEKTEAPAQEAASAPSQPAASKQAAPAPNVPVMPGDVEIPVTGVRKAIAANMLRSKHEAPHAWTMMEVDVTNLVEYRNSIKGEFKQKEGFNLTFFAFFVKAVAQALKEFPQINSMWAGDKIIQKKDINISIAVATDDALFVPVIKAADEKTIKGIGREINDLALKVRTGKLTSAEMQGGTFTVNNTGSFGSVQSMGIINYPQAAILQVESIVKRPVVMNNGMIAVRDMVNLCMSLDHRVLDGLVCGRFLQRVKEILENTSKENTSIY, encoded by the coding sequence GTGGCTATTGAACAAATTAAAATGCCCCAGCTTGGGGAAAGTGTTACTGAAGGGACAATCAGCAAATGGCTGGTTTCCGTTGGTGATAAAGTAAATAAATATGATCCGCTTGCTGAAGTAATGACTGACAAAGTAAACGCGGAAGTACCGTCCTCTTTCACTGGTGTAATCAAAGAATTGATTGCAGAAGAAGGCGAAACGTATGAAGTGGGCCAGGTGATTTTGACAATCGAAACCGAAGGCGGCGGGGAAGCTGCTCAAGATGCGCCAGCAGAGACAAAAGGAGAGGATAAGACTCCGGCTGCACCTTCAGCCTCAGCGCCTTCTGCACCAGCGGCACCTGTTAAAGCAGCGGATGCTCCAAAAGGAGTCCGTTATTCACCTGCAGTCTTAAGGCTTTCTCAAGAGCATGGAATCGATTTGAACCAGGTGACAGGTACTGGCGGCGGCGGACGCATCACCCGTAAAGATCTTATGAAAATCATTGAGTCCGGAGATATTCCGACAGCTGCAGCAGCTGCGGCTGCACCGGAAAAGACAGAAGCGCCAGCACAGGAAGCTGCATCTGCACCTTCCCAGCCTGCAGCATCCAAACAGGCGGCGCCAGCACCTAATGTACCGGTAATGCCAGGTGATGTTGAAATCCCTGTTACCGGAGTGCGTAAGGCGATTGCTGCCAATATGCTCCGCAGCAAACATGAAGCACCTCATGCCTGGACAATGATGGAAGTGGATGTTACGAATCTTGTTGAGTACCGCAACAGCATTAAAGGGGAGTTCAAGCAAAAAGAGGGCTTTAACCTTACATTCTTTGCTTTCTTCGTAAAAGCAGTTGCACAGGCCCTTAAGGAATTCCCGCAGATTAATTCCATGTGGGCAGGAGATAAGATCATCCAGAAGAAGGATATCAATATTTCCATTGCAGTAGCAACAGATGACGCGTTATTCGTTCCGGTCATCAAAGCGGCGGATGAAAAGACGATTAAAGGTATTGGCCGTGAAATTAATGATCTTGCCTTAAAAGTGCGTACAGGAAAACTGACTTCTGCTGAAATGCAGGGTGGAACTTTCACTGTAAATAATACCGGATCATTCGGTTCCGTACAGTCCATGGGCATTATCAATTATCCGCAGGCGGCAATTCTTCAGGTTGAATCCATTGTGAAACGTCCTGTTGTCATGAACAATGGCATGATTGCTGTCCGTGATATGGTTAACCTTTGTATGTCACTTGATCACCGTGTGCTTGACGGCCTGGTATGCGGACGCTTCCTGCAGCGCGTGAAGGAAATTCTGGAGAACACATCTAAAGAAAATACATCTATTTATTAA
- a CDS encoding alpha-ketoacid dehydrogenase subunit beta, with protein sequence MAVISYIDAVTMAIREEMERDPKVFVLGEDVGKKGGVFKATQGLYDKFGEDRVIDTPLAESAIAGVGIGAAMYGMRPIAEMQFADFIMPAVNQIISEAARIRYRSNNDWSCPIVVRAPYGGGVHGALYHSQSVEAVFANQPGLKIVMPSTPYDVKGLLKAAIRDEDPVLFFEHKRAYRLIKGEVPDDDYVLPIGKADVKREGEDITVITYGLCVHFALQAAERLAKDGISAHILDLRTVYPLDKEAIIEAASKTGKVLLLTEDNKEGSIMGEVAAIIAENCLFELDAPIKRLAGPDVPAMPYAPTMEKYFMVNPDKVERAMRELAEF encoded by the coding sequence ATGGCTGTAATTTCTTATATCGATGCGGTGACTATGGCAATCCGCGAGGAAATGGAAAGAGATCCAAAGGTATTTGTTTTAGGTGAAGACGTAGGTAAAAAAGGTGGCGTATTTAAAGCGACACAAGGACTATATGACAAATTTGGCGAAGACCGCGTAATTGATACTCCTCTTGCTGAATCAGCGATTGCAGGGGTTGGAATCGGTGCAGCAATGTATGGAATGCGTCCAATTGCAGAAATGCAATTTGCCGACTTCATTATGCCGGCTGTTAACCAGATTATTTCAGAAGCGGCACGCATCCGCTATCGTTCAAATAATGACTGGAGCTGTCCGATTGTAGTACGTGCACCATATGGCGGCGGTGTTCATGGAGCACTTTATCATTCCCAGTCTGTCGAAGCTGTATTTGCGAATCAGCCGGGACTTAAGATTGTTATGCCTTCTACCCCTTATGATGTTAAGGGTTTATTGAAAGCAGCAATCCGTGATGAGGATCCGGTGCTGTTTTTTGAACATAAGCGCGCATATCGCCTGATCAAAGGTGAGGTTCCTGATGATGATTATGTGCTGCCAATCGGAAAAGCAGATGTAAAACGCGAAGGTGAAGATATCACGGTCATCACTTATGGCCTATGCGTCCATTTTGCTCTTCAGGCTGCAGAAAGACTTGCTAAAGATGGCATTTCAGCGCACATCCTGGATTTAAGAACGGTTTATCCGTTAGATAAAGAAGCAATTATTGAAGCTGCTTCTAAAACAGGAAAAGTGCTTCTTCTTACTGAGGATAATAAAGAAGGCAGTATCATGGGCGAAGTTGCTGCGATTATTGCAGAGAACTGCCTGTTTGAGCTGGATGCACCGATCAAACGCCTTGCCGGTCCTGATGTGCCAGCAATGCCTTACGCTCCAACTATGGAGAAATACTTTATGGTTAACCCTGATAAAGTAGAAAGAGCAATGCGTGAATTGGCTGAATTTTAA
- the meaB gene encoding methylmalonyl Co-A mutase-associated GTPase MeaB: MAEDKKPEWFDEEKAENFTSTVRSGVDSGEQKQKFEKIGRFQKKSASLPDLDVLEEGIMSGSRPVLARAITLIESNAEHHFHHAQELLHRLLPHSGRSLRIGITGVPGAGKSTFIESFGTYLCNAGLKTAVLAVDPSSSLSGGSILGDKTRMEQLSRNPRAFIRPSPSAGKLGGVHRKTRETMLLCEAAGFDVILVETVGVGQSEVIVREMVDFFMLLTLTGAGDELQGMKKGIMELADAVIVNKADGSNKKLAEKTKAEYNRILHFLQPATKGWQTKAYTCSSVFNEGISEIWNVIKTFENTAKTSGVFEERRRLQTKQWIHSMILDQLQFSFFYHPDIKPLLPKIENEVIAGNRTVTSAVEELFNVYTKR; this comes from the coding sequence ATGGCAGAGGATAAAAAACCGGAATGGTTTGATGAAGAAAAGGCAGAAAATTTTACAAGCACCGTGCGCAGTGGTGTGGATTCAGGTGAGCAGAAGCAGAAATTCGAGAAAATAGGCAGGTTTCAAAAAAAATCTGCCTCCCTGCCTGATCTTGACGTTCTTGAAGAAGGAATCATGAGTGGCAGCAGACCTGTTCTTGCACGAGCGATCACTCTGATTGAAAGTAACGCAGAGCATCATTTTCACCATGCACAGGAACTCCTGCACAGGCTTCTGCCTCATTCAGGGCGATCGCTCAGGATTGGGATAACCGGAGTGCCGGGGGCAGGAAAGAGCACGTTCATTGAATCTTTTGGGACATACCTATGTAATGCGGGTTTAAAAACAGCTGTGCTGGCCGTTGATCCAAGCTCAAGCTTGAGCGGCGGCAGCATCCTTGGCGATAAAACAAGAATGGAGCAGCTATCAAGAAACCCGCGTGCTTTCATAAGACCTTCTCCTTCAGCAGGGAAACTGGGAGGTGTCCACAGAAAAACAAGAGAGACCATGCTTCTGTGTGAAGCAGCAGGCTTTGATGTTATTCTCGTTGAAACCGTCGGTGTGGGACAAAGTGAAGTCATTGTCAGGGAAATGGTGGACTTCTTTATGCTTTTAACACTGACTGGGGCAGGGGATGAACTGCAGGGAATGAAAAAAGGCATTATGGAACTGGCTGATGCGGTAATTGTCAATAAAGCCGATGGAAGCAATAAGAAATTGGCCGAAAAAACAAAAGCAGAGTATAACCGTATCCTTCACTTTCTTCAGCCAGCTACTAAAGGATGGCAAACGAAAGCTTATACCTGCTCTTCTGTCTTTAATGAAGGCATTTCTGAGATCTGGAATGTGATCAAAACGTTTGAAAATACGGCAAAGACATCAGGAGTTTTTGAAGAAAGAAGAAGGCTCCAGACAAAACAATGGATACACTCCATGATTCTGGATCAGCTTCAGTTCAGCTTTTTTTATCATCCTGACATAAAACCGCTTCTTCCAAAAATCGAAAACGAGGTCATAGCAGGGAACAGGACGGTTACATCTGCAGTTGAAGAATTGTTTAATGTTTATACAAAAAGATAG
- a CDS encoding transporter substrate-binding domain-containing protein has protein sequence MKKVIMIALSMLIVGLLAACGTSEEAGKSGSGESSDKKVLTMGTSADYPPFEYVDSAKGEEIIGFDVDLAKAIAEKLGYEIQVKDMDFNGLIPALETSQVDFVLAGMTPTEERKENVDFSDVYYTASHMIVSKKGSGIESLEDLDGKTIGVQLASIQADKAEEIAETVDMTVENRNRIPELIQEIMAGRFDAAMIEDTVAKGYFEKNKDLAGFTIEEDETEAGSAIAFPKGSELTEEFNAELLKMKENGELEELIVKWFDNK, from the coding sequence ATGAAAAAAGTGATCATGATTGCTTTAAGCATGCTCATAGTTGGTTTATTAGCTGCATGCGGGACTAGTGAAGAAGCTGGTAAAAGCGGCTCTGGGGAAAGCTCGGATAAAAAGGTTTTAACAATGGGTACGTCAGCGGATTATCCGCCATTTGAATATGTAGATTCAGCAAAAGGGGAAGAAATCATCGGCTTTGATGTGGATTTGGCCAAAGCGATTGCTGAAAAATTGGGCTATGAAATCCAAGTGAAGGATATGGACTTTAACGGACTGATCCCTGCACTGGAAACAAGCCAGGTTGATTTTGTTTTAGCGGGTATGACACCTACTGAAGAACGTAAAGAAAACGTTGATTTCAGCGATGTATATTATACAGCGAGCCACATGATTGTTTCTAAAAAAGGCAGTGGAATTGAATCATTGGAAGATTTAGATGGAAAAACAATAGGTGTGCAGCTTGCTTCCATTCAGGCAGATAAGGCAGAAGAAATTGCAGAAACAGTTGATATGACTGTGGAAAACCGCAACCGCATCCCTGAGTTAATTCAGGAAATCATGGCAGGCCGATTTGATGCAGCTATGATTGAAGACACGGTTGCAAAAGGTTATTTTGAAAAAAATAAAGACCTTGCCGGGTTCACAATTGAAGAAGATGAAACAGAGGCAGGTTCTGCCATTGCTTTTCCTAAAGGCAGTGAATTAACTGAAGAATTCAATGCAGAGCTTTTGAAGATGAAAGAAAACGGTGAATTGGAAGAATTGATTGTAAAATGGTTTGATAACAAATAA
- a CDS encoding BrxA/BrxB family bacilliredoxin, with product MNMDFNLFMNDVVRQARQEITHAGFTELTTPQEVDESLNKKGTTLVMVNSVCGCAGGIARPAAMHSLHYDKRPDHLVTVFAGQDKEATEKARSYFTGYPPSSPSFALLKDGELCTMIERHEIEGHEPMAVVQKLQDAFEKYCEEV from the coding sequence TTGAATATGGATTTTAATTTATTTATGAATGATGTTGTCAGGCAGGCGCGTCAGGAAATAACACATGCCGGCTTTACTGAATTAACAACACCTCAAGAAGTGGATGAGTCCCTTAATAAGAAAGGAACTACACTTGTAATGGTGAACTCTGTCTGCGGATGTGCAGGCGGAATTGCCCGTCCTGCGGCCATGCATTCCCTGCATTATGATAAGCGCCCTGACCATTTGGTTACGGTATTTGCCGGACAGGATAAAGAAGCAACCGAAAAAGCAAGATCTTACTTCACAGGTTATCCGCCATCATCACCATCTTTTGCACTTCTAAAAGATGGGGAGCTATGCACGATGATCGAGCGCCACGAAATCGAAGGCCATGAGCCTATGGCAGTAGTCCAGAAACTGCAGGATGCCTTTGAGAAATATTGCGAAGAAGTTTAA